One Desulfovibrionales bacterium genomic region harbors:
- a CDS encoding CBS domain-containing protein, whose product MSIGEICIREVVIARATDSIYKAAQLMRDYSVRTVIITEKRHPIGILTDRDITIRVVAEGRDPQQSLVKDVMSARLLTVRESASVGDGIRIMRGRGIRRLPVIDQQGKLVGIVTLDDLIDLLAEEMSALAGLIRYEQEKERQK is encoded by the coding sequence ATGTCTATCGGTGAGATTTGCATCCGTGAGGTGGTCATCGCCAGGGCCACAGACTCTATCTATAAAGCGGCCCAGCTCATGCGGGATTATTCAGTACGTACCGTAATAATTACCGAAAAGAGACATCCCATAGGTATCCTGACCGACCGGGACATAACCATCAGGGTGGTGGCCGAGGGGAGGGATCCGCAACAGAGTCTGGTCAAAGATGTTATGAGCGCCCGGCTGCTCACCGTAAGGGAATCGGCAAGTGTGGGAGATGGTATCCGGATTATGCGCGGCAGGGGCATTCGGCGTCTTCCGGTAATAGATCAGCAAGGCAAGCTGGTCGGTATCGTGACCTTGGATGATTTGATAGACCTCCTGGCCGAAGAGATGTCTGCTTTAGCGGGGTTAATCAGATACGAACAGGAGAAGGAAAGACAAAAATAA
- a CDS encoding AccI family restriction endonuclease, with protein MYKDDILNLIEQSPLEIDTEIQISGRPPTMANSEFLTNKEQGDWAEKIVFKAINEYSNDYFAVEYGRSESIAAGDDGFADFYMEYQSELNAIGKRPDILIFKVSDFPDRSIDVENDEHIRRAVAALEVRSSSFLAGKYAAFMRGRQQQAIKKCTEIRNDIISTDLSNLLRRKNETIYNLISNATDDTFRELDFRCPSWSLTKELRDLTTLLKDIKENIKILHKRDYLSITPKMEDIALVNRWIQQYNVKHFYLQVFFDKAYIISFKDILTLVSNDNNDGNNFSIERDVKNQGKTTIKINVQIGKEVIGKIDMPEHKSAMKELDRGRLLFYVTFEGGKGYLDNEIFVRDVINE; from the coding sequence ATGTACAAAGACGATATCCTTAACCTAATTGAACAATCCCCGCTGGAGATTGATACTGAAATACAAATAAGTGGACGCCCGCCGACGATGGCAAACTCTGAATTTCTTACAAACAAAGAGCAGGGCGACTGGGCAGAAAAAATTGTCTTTAAGGCAATCAATGAATACTCAAATGATTATTTTGCTGTTGAATATGGACGGTCTGAATCTATAGCCGCAGGTGATGATGGGTTTGCGGATTTCTACATGGAATATCAGAGTGAACTTAATGCTATAGGGAAGAGGCCAGATATACTGATATTTAAGGTCAGCGACTTTCCTGATAGAAGTATTGATGTTGAAAATGATGAGCACATAAGGCGAGCGGTGGCTGCTCTTGAAGTTAGATCAAGCTCGTTTTTAGCAGGTAAATATGCGGCATTCATGCGAGGCAGGCAACAGCAGGCCATTAAAAAATGCACCGAAATTAGAAACGATATTATCAGCACTGATCTTAGCAATCTATTAAGGCGCAAAAACGAGACGATCTACAATCTTATATCAAATGCTACGGATGACACCTTTAGAGAATTAGACTTTCGGTGTCCCTCTTGGTCATTAACAAAAGAGTTGAGAGATTTAACAACATTATTGAAAGACATAAAAGAAAACATAAAGATATTGCATAAACGTGATTATTTAAGCATTACACCAAAGATGGAAGATATTGCTCTCGTCAACAGATGGATACAGCAATACAATGTCAAGCATTTCTATCTACAGGTATTCTTTGACAAGGCATATATAATATCCTTCAAAGATATTTTGACTTTAGTCTCAAATGATAACAATGATGGTAATAATTTCTCGATTGAGCGAGATGTAAAAAATCAAGGAAAAACCACAATAAAGATAAATGTACAAATTGGGAAAGAAGTTATTGGAAAGATTGATATGCCCGAACATAAATCCGCCATGAAGGAGTTAGATAGAGGCCGCTTGCTGTTTTATGTCACTTTTGAAGGTGGTAAAGGCTATCTTGATAACGAAATATTCGTACGTGATGTTATCAATGAATGA
- a CDS encoding pilus assembly protein PilP — protein MACSLMCLMLIFAGCKDKKTEPPLSVPNKGSQKTEAASPSSGVNDEIGMPEKYSYNPIGKPDPFKPFISEEKTGDKSKTVSAGGVALPLQGLDIGQLTLVAVIANSRDPYAMVEDASGRGYILRTGSRVGTQEGVVTGILADRVVVTETVKDFTGKIRKRPVILRLSGSGEGED, from the coding sequence ATGGCGTGCAGTTTGATGTGCCTGATGCTTATCTTTGCCGGCTGCAAGGACAAGAAAACGGAACCCCCCCTAAGTGTGCCGAATAAAGGGTCTCAGAAAACCGAAGCCGCCTCTCCTAGCTCCGGGGTGAACGACGAAATCGGGATGCCGGAAAAATATTCTTATAACCCGATCGGAAAGCCGGATCCGTTTAAGCCCTTTATATCAGAAGAAAAGACAGGGGATAAATCAAAAACCGTATCGGCCGGCGGCGTGGCCTTACCGCTGCAAGGCCTGGATATTGGTCAGTTGACGCTGGTCGCAGTCATTGCAAATAGCAGGGATCCCTACGCCATGGTGGAAGACGCATCGGGCAGGGGTTACATCTTGCGTACAGGAAGCCGGGTGGGGACACAGGAAGGCGTTGTAACCGGCATCCTGGCAGACCGCGTGGTAGTCACGGAAACGGTGAAAGATTTTACCGGAAAAATAAGAAAACGACCCGTGATACTCAGGTTAAGTGGATCAGGGGAAGGAGAAGATTAA
- a CDS encoding PilN domain-containing protein — MIKINLLPVRLAKKKENIRKQLSVCLLSVFFIVLAMAYLGISFSYQIKSLTADIGEARNEIGEYNKVVQGLEEQKKQKDLIQKKLDVLGRLQRNKTGPVHMLDEISTNVPEKRLWLKAVKQTENKLLLEGVAMDNGTIALYMKSLAASPYFTNVDLINSAQETVNSVKLMQFSITCEIRGASVEPSIAEQPADQKKKDEKKA; from the coding sequence ATGATTAAAATAAACCTCTTACCAGTCAGATTAGCCAAGAAGAAGGAAAACATCCGTAAACAATTATCGGTATGCCTTCTGTCCGTATTCTTTATTGTTTTAGCCATGGCTTATCTGGGTATTTCCTTTTCGTATCAGATAAAATCGTTGACTGCTGATATCGGGGAGGCCCGAAATGAGATAGGTGAGTACAATAAGGTTGTCCAGGGACTCGAAGAGCAAAAAAAACAAAAGGACTTAATCCAGAAAAAGCTCGATGTCCTTGGCCGGTTGCAGAGAAATAAAACCGGGCCGGTACACATGCTGGATGAAATAAGCACAAATGTGCCGGAAAAAAGGTTATGGCTCAAGGCCGTCAAACAGACCGAAAATAAGCTCCTCCTGGAAGGAGTGGCCATGGATAACGGCACTATAGCCTTATATATGAAGAGCCTGGCCGCTTCTCCTTATTTTACCAATGTGGACTTAATAAATTCGGCCCAGGAGACGGTCAACAGCGTGAAATTGATGCAGTTTAGCATCACTTGCGAGATCAGGGGGGCTTCGGTAGAGCCGTCTATAGCGGAGCAGCCTGCCGACCAAAAAAAGAAGGATGAGAAAAAGGCATGA
- a CDS encoding uracil-DNA glycosylase, translating into MPSMKARSKELLEILSQCKDYLSFRKDMGLGFLPASSGKALYETENNPPVSPVKIPPRPSLKKEGMGGLTGVSPVEVRSSSEGHIVSQKRPTLADVRRELGNCERCKLHRTRTNIVFGAGNEQAKLVFVGEGPGLDEDIQGEPFVGAAGQLLTRIIRAINLRREDVYICNIIKCRPPKNRNPEPDEIEACKPFVLKQLEVIRPRLICALGSVAAQALLETAAPIGLLRGRFHSFQGVKLMPTYHPAYLLRNPAKKREVWEDMQMVQKEYRAL; encoded by the coding sequence ATGCCAAGTATGAAGGCCCGGAGTAAAGAATTACTGGAAATACTGTCCCAATGTAAAGACTACCTCTCCTTCCGCAAGGATATGGGGCTGGGGTTTTTGCCCGCGTCATCCGGTAAGGCGCTATATGAAACTGAAAATAACCCCCCCGTGTCTCCCGTTAAAATCCCCCCCCGCCCCTCTTTGAAAAAGGAGGGTATGGGGGGATTGACAGGCGTCTCGCCGGTCGAAGTAAGATCATCTTCAGAAGGACACATCGTCTCACAGAAACGACCGACCCTGGCCGACGTGCGCCGCGAACTTGGCAATTGCGAACGTTGTAAGCTCCACAGGACGCGCACCAACATAGTCTTTGGCGCGGGCAACGAACAGGCAAAATTAGTATTCGTAGGCGAAGGGCCGGGGCTGGACGAGGACATACAGGGAGAACCGTTTGTCGGCGCCGCCGGACAGCTTTTGACCCGGATCATTCGGGCCATAAACCTGAGGCGTGAGGATGTCTATATATGTAACATTATCAAATGCCGACCGCCCAAAAACCGAAACCCGGAGCCGGATGAAATAGAGGCATGCAAGCCATTCGTGCTTAAACAGCTGGAGGTTATACGGCCTCGCCTGATCTGTGCCCTGGGAAGCGTGGCGGCCCAGGCCCTGCTCGAGACAGCAGCGCCGATTGGCCTATTGCGGGGCCGTTTTCACAGCTTTCAAGGCGTAAAGTTGATGCCTACCTACCATCCCGCCTATCTACTGCGCAATCCGGCCAAAAAACGAGAGGTCTGGGAAGATATGCAGATGGTACAAAAGGAATACCGGGCGTTATGA
- a CDS encoding type 4a pilus biogenesis protein PilO has protein sequence MKGLSLPPKIEHIVTGLPFKQKILIYIGILAALVAIFVVILIGPQFRKIGKLRGELEDAQATLDKAKHKAANLAQFKAELEATKAQFQQALLLLPDKKEIPSLLTNISSLGNEAGLEFILFKPKEEAPKDFYAEIPVEIIVEGPYHNVAVFFDRVSKLPRIVNISNVSMTDPKKAHGAMMVKTSCLATTYRFVEGEPGEDKQKNNELQ, from the coding sequence ATGAAAGGGTTAAGTCTGCCACCCAAGATAGAACATATAGTTACCGGGTTGCCCTTTAAGCAGAAGATCTTGATTTATATCGGCATACTTGCGGCCCTGGTAGCGATTTTTGTCGTCATTTTGATCGGCCCCCAGTTCAGAAAGATCGGGAAGCTGCGCGGGGAGCTTGAAGACGCACAGGCCACCCTGGACAAGGCCAAACATAAAGCCGCTAATCTGGCACAATTTAAGGCTGAGCTTGAGGCTACCAAGGCCCAATTCCAACAGGCCCTGTTGCTCCTCCCGGATAAGAAAGAGATCCCCTCCCTGCTGACCAACATTTCAAGCCTGGGAAACGAAGCGGGCCTGGAATTTATTCTTTTTAAGCCGAAAGAAGAGGCGCCTAAGGATTTTTATGCCGAAATACCTGTAGAGATTATCGTTGAGGGGCCATACCACAACGTGGCCGTATTTTTTGACAGAGTGAGCAAGTTGCCGCGCATAGTCAATATCTCTAATGTCTCTATGACTGATCCCAAAAAGGCACATGGCGCGATGATGGTAAAGACCTCCTGTCTGGCCACCACGTACCGATTTGTAGAGGGCGAGCCTGGTGAAGATAAACAGAAAAACAACGAGTTGCAATAG
- the coaBC gene encoding bifunctional phosphopantothenoylcysteine decarboxylase/phosphopantothenate--cysteine ligase CoaBC, producing the protein MMRFSTLSSKNILLGVTGSIAAYKAAELVRELSRQGAAVTVVMTESAGKFIGLTTFHALSNHPVYTNLFNNPAEPALHINLPRQADAVVIAPATANFIGKMAHGIADDLLSTIVLAAQKPILVCPAMNSAMYEHPATKGNLEQLRKYGYRIVEPETGPLACGDEGPGRLAEPSTICEAVKIILEKKDLQGQKIMVTAGPTEEPIDPVRFISNRSSGKMGYSLARVARRRGAEVVLISGPTCLSKPWGIEFVPVRTAAELYKAVMSYFDWATIVIKAAAVADYGPSTVLPQKLKKGTPDLSLKLTRTPDILKELGKRKKRQFLVGFAAESKNLAVEARRKLQEKNLDLIVANDITVPGAGFGFDTNQVKIITADGGVIDSPLLDKEEIAYLILDKVLEVMQENSKGLLRKP; encoded by the coding sequence ATGATGCGCTTCTCCACACTTTCCTCTAAAAATATTTTGCTTGGGGTAACGGGCAGTATAGCCGCCTATAAGGCGGCGGAACTGGTGCGTGAATTATCCCGGCAGGGTGCGGCAGTAACTGTGGTAATGACCGAAAGCGCCGGTAAGTTCATTGGTCTTACCACATTCCATGCCCTCTCCAACCATCCCGTTTACACGAATCTCTTTAATAATCCGGCAGAACCGGCCCTGCACATCAATCTCCCCCGTCAGGCCGATGCCGTTGTAATAGCCCCGGCTACGGCCAACTTCATCGGCAAGATGGCCCATGGCATAGCCGACGATCTCCTTTCCACCATAGTCCTGGCAGCCCAAAAACCTATCCTCGTCTGTCCGGCTATGAACAGCGCCATGTACGAACATCCGGCCACAAAAGGCAACCTGGAGCAGCTCCGTAAGTACGGATACCGGATTGTTGAACCGGAAACCGGCCCTCTCGCCTGCGGAGATGAGGGGCCGGGCCGTCTGGCCGAGCCGTCCACTATATGCGAGGCCGTAAAAATAATCCTGGAGAAAAAAGATCTGCAGGGCCAGAAGATTATGGTAACTGCCGGGCCGACAGAAGAACCCATAGATCCGGTTCGCTTTATCTCAAACCGTTCATCCGGCAAGATGGGTTACAGCCTGGCCCGTGTGGCCAGACGGCGGGGGGCGGAAGTCGTGCTTATCAGCGGCCCCACTTGCCTTTCCAAACCCTGGGGCATCGAGTTCGTGCCGGTACGCACTGCGGCTGAGCTGTACAAGGCGGTCATGTCCTATTTTGACTGGGCCACTATTGTGATCAAGGCGGCAGCGGTGGCTGATTACGGACCTTCGACCGTTCTCCCCCAAAAATTAAAAAAGGGGACACCGGATCTGTCGCTCAAGCTCACACGCACCCCGGATATACTCAAAGAATTGGGTAAGCGCAAAAAACGGCAATTTTTAGTAGGGTTTGCGGCGGAAAGCAAAAATTTGGCAGTTGAGGCGCGCCGAAAATTACAGGAAAAAAATCTGGACCTGATCGTGGCCAACGATATTACCGTTCCCGGAGCCGGGTTTGGATTCGACACTAACCAGGTAAAGATCATTACGGCGGATGGCGGGGTAATCGATTCCCCCCTCCTTGATAAGGAAGAAATAGCGTATCTCATCCTAGATAAGGTCTTGGAAGTTATGCAAGAAAATAGCAAAGGGTTACTGCGCAAGCCGTGA
- a CDS encoding slipin family protein, with protein sequence MSLPFLVIIFLAVLFFAGALRILNEYERGVVFRLGRAIGAKGPGLIILIPGIDKMRKVDLRTVTLDVPPQDIITRDNVSVKVSAVVFFRVMDAMKAVIDVENYLFATSQLAQTTLRSVCGQAEMDDLLAEREKINSKIQGILDMHTEPWGVKVSAVEVKQIDLPVEMQRAMAKQAEAERERRAKVINAEGEFQAAAKLAEAAGIIEKYPMALQLRYLQTLREVAAENNSTTLFPIPIDLFKPFLSAMESKKTEG encoded by the coding sequence ATGTCTCTTCCATTTTTAGTGATAATCTTTCTTGCAGTTTTATTCTTTGCCGGCGCCCTGCGTATTCTCAACGAATACGAACGGGGCGTAGTCTTTCGTCTGGGCCGGGCTATCGGGGCAAAAGGGCCGGGACTTATCATCCTTATTCCGGGTATTGATAAGATGCGAAAGGTGGATTTGCGCACCGTTACCTTGGATGTCCCGCCGCAGGACATCATAACCCGCGACAATGTCTCTGTTAAGGTCTCGGCTGTGGTCTTTTTCCGGGTTATGGACGCTATGAAGGCGGTAATCGATGTGGAAAATTACCTTTTTGCTACATCCCAGCTCGCCCAGACTACACTAAGGAGCGTCTGTGGCCAAGCCGAGATGGATGATCTTCTGGCAGAGCGGGAAAAGATCAATTCAAAGATCCAGGGGATACTGGATATGCACACCGAACCTTGGGGGGTCAAGGTAAGCGCGGTAGAGGTAAAACAGATAGACCTGCCTGTGGAGATGCAGCGGGCTATGGCGAAACAGGCCGAGGCGGAGAGGGAAAGACGGGCGAAGGTTATAAACGCGGAAGGCGAATTTCAGGCGGCTGCCAAATTGGCCGAGGCCGCCGGCATCATTGAAAAATATCCTATGGCCTTACAACTACGGTATCTTCAGACGCTGCGTGAGGTGGCCGCAGAAAATAACTCGACAACACTATTTCCTATTCCCATAGACCTGTTCAAGCCCTTTTTATCGGCTATGGAGAGTAAAAAAACAGAAGGCTAG
- the pilM gene encoding type IV pilus assembly protein PilM produces MFFKKQKFALGLDIGSHSIKVAEVTDSSHGLQLKNFGIAAVPAQAIVEGVVKERAQVADIIAALVNNLKTAGRRTAASIAGYSVIIKKINMPLMSDKELEDNIAVEAAQYIPFDINDVYIDFQILGASTEKKDRMDVMLVAAKRETIDEYSELIRDANLVPTIIDVDPFALENAYEANYDTQDQNIALVDIGASKININILINGVSTFTRDASFGGDQITDQIRSKLGLPYDQAEILKISGNVNGDNRPILEEIFSSTCSLWTMEIRRAIDFYYANYPDHSLAKIVLSGGSAKIAGLSDILRLETDIPVEIFDPFARIDVDPDRFDPEYIGQVGPQAAIAIGLALRSVEL; encoded by the coding sequence ATGTTTTTTAAAAAACAAAAATTTGCCCTGGGGTTAGATATCGGCTCCCATTCTATAAAGGTAGCCGAGGTAACAGACTCTTCCCATGGGTTACAACTGAAAAACTTTGGTATAGCGGCTGTCCCCGCACAGGCCATTGTCGAAGGAGTGGTAAAGGAGCGGGCACAGGTGGCCGATATTATAGCCGCGCTGGTGAACAATTTAAAAACAGCGGGCAGGCGCACAGCGGCATCTATCGCCGGTTATTCGGTTATTATAAAGAAGATAAACATGCCGCTTATGAGTGATAAGGAACTGGAGGATAATATCGCGGTTGAGGCCGCACAGTATATTCCTTTTGATATTAACGACGTCTATATCGATTTCCAGATACTGGGAGCGAGCACAGAGAAAAAAGACCGCATGGACGTTATGCTGGTGGCTGCAAAGCGCGAAACTATAGACGAATACTCTGAGTTAATTCGCGATGCCAATCTTGTTCCTACCATTATCGATGTCGATCCATTTGCGCTGGAAAATGCCTATGAAGCCAATTACGACACGCAAGATCAGAACATCGCCCTGGTAGATATCGGGGCCTCCAAGATTAATATCAACATCTTGATCAACGGCGTCTCTACTTTTACCCGGGATGCCTCCTTTGGCGGCGATCAGATCACGGACCAGATTCGATCTAAGCTTGGTCTGCCATACGATCAGGCGGAAATTTTGAAGATAAGCGGCAATGTGAACGGCGATAATAGGCCAATCCTTGAGGAGATATTTTCTTCTACATGTTCCCTCTGGACGATGGAAATAAGGCGGGCCATTGACTTCTATTACGCAAACTATCCGGACCATAGTCTGGCCAAGATTGTGCTGAGCGGCGGATCGGCCAAGATCGCCGGACTCAGCGATATCTTACGCCTGGAGACAGATATCCCGGTGGAAATATTTGATCCCTTTGCCCGCATAGATGTGGACCCTGACCGGTTTGATCCGGAGTATATAGGCCAAGTAGGCCCACAAGCCGCTATAGCTATCGGCCTGGCCCTGAGAAGTGTAGAGCTATGA
- a CDS encoding SagB/ThcOx family dehydrogenase has protein sequence MNTLGILFMASLIFLPIFALAQTHTDVPLPKPSFTGRRSVEEAIKARRTIRHFKAKALNLEQLSQILWAAYGITANGLYKSVPSAGALYPLDIWVAAGKNGVEGLEAGVYHYIPKAHRLTQVKAGEVRDDIAKASLYQNWMAEAPVIFIITGEYERCTRKYGEKGISYTYIEAGHAGQNIFLQAGVLGLGAGIVGAFNNDVIRQALGISRNYDPILIMPVGYK, from the coding sequence ATGAATACCCTGGGTATCCTTTTTATGGCCTCTCTAATTTTCCTGCCCATCTTCGCTCTGGCCCAGACCCATACGGACGTCCCGCTTCCCAAGCCCTCCTTTACCGGCAGAAGGTCCGTGGAAGAGGCCATCAAGGCCCGGCGAACCATCCGCCATTTTAAGGCGAAGGCCCTGAATCTGGAGCAGCTTTCCCAAATCCTCTGGGCCGCCTATGGCATCACCGCAAATGGCCTTTACAAATCCGTACCGTCGGCAGGGGCCCTCTATCCACTGGATATCTGGGTGGCCGCGGGCAAAAATGGAGTAGAAGGACTGGAGGCCGGAGTCTATCACTATATCCCGAAGGCGCATAGACTGACCCAGGTGAAGGCTGGAGAGGTTCGGGACGATATCGCCAAGGCCTCACTTTACCAGAACTGGATGGCTGAGGCCCCTGTTATCTTCATAATAACCGGGGAATATGAACGGTGTACCCGGAAATATGGAGAAAAGGGCATCTCTTATACCTACATCGAGGCCGGACACGCCGGGCAGAACATCTTTCTCCAGGCCGGGGTCCTGGGGCTGGGGGCCGGCATTGTGGGGGCCTTTAACAACGACGTGATCCGGCAGGCGCTGGGGATCAGCAGAAATTACGATCCTATCTTGATTATGCCGGTGGGATATAAATGA
- a CDS encoding nodulation protein NfeD — MIVTPAGKYINSSNPPIPPLLKGGHKFSPLILKGGEGGFKAFSCRGNIIRYGGVVIILLCLLFTHATASAAAASGPIHVIEVEGSINPGSAKYILQHIEQAEKDKAQCLIIRLDTPGGLETAMRSIVKGILNSPVPIVIYVSPAGARAASAGVVITVAAHIAAMAPGTNIGAAHPVNIGGKDIDKEMARKAENDMVAFARSIAEKRGRNAGWVEDAVRKSVSITETDALKLMVVDLIARDMDDLLIQLNGREVQTTIRLGASSTGMVKLDTSRARVVTFSEGISEKVLRLIGDPNIAYILMMIGLTGLYFELAHPGIIFPGVIGAISLILAFFAFQTLPVNYAGFLLILLSAVLFLLEIKIVSYGLLGLGGVIALVLGSMMLFPGGEPALRPAMKVLIPTIAAVSVFFIAVAFLAVRAVRAKPRTGTPALIGEAGVVKEWYNGRGKVFVHGEYWNARADEQMEAGTDVEVVSVDRFLLKVQKKR; from the coding sequence ATGATTGTCACTCCGGCAGGCAAATACATAAATTCTTCAAATCCCCCCATCCCCCCTTTGCTAAAGGGGGGACATAAATTTTCCCCCCTTATTCTAAAGGGAGGTGAGGGGGGATTTAAGGCATTCAGTTGCCGGGGCAATATCATCAGATATGGTGGCGTTGTAATTATACTCTTATGTCTTCTCTTTACCCACGCTACGGCCTCGGCTGCCGCGGCCTCCGGCCCCATCCATGTAATAGAGGTAGAAGGGAGTATAAATCCCGGTTCAGCTAAATACATCCTCCAACATATCGAGCAGGCGGAAAAAGATAAGGCGCAATGTCTCATCATACGGCTGGACACGCCGGGCGGGCTGGAGACGGCCATGCGCTCTATAGTCAAAGGTATTCTGAACTCTCCCGTGCCCATTGTGATCTATGTCTCTCCGGCCGGGGCCAGGGCCGCCTCTGCCGGTGTGGTAATTACGGTCGCTGCCCACATCGCCGCTATGGCCCCGGGGACAAATATCGGGGCGGCGCATCCGGTAAATATCGGCGGAAAAGATATAGATAAAGAGATGGCCCGCAAGGCGGAAAACGATATGGTAGCCTTTGCCCGGAGCATTGCGGAGAAGAGGGGGCGCAATGCCGGCTGGGTTGAGGACGCTGTCCGCAAAAGCGTCTCTATTACCGAGACGGATGCCCTCAAACTAATGGTCGTTGATCTTATCGCCCGCGATATGGATGATCTCCTTATCCAGCTAAATGGCCGCGAGGTCCAGACCACTATACGCCTCGGCGCATCTTCGACCGGCATGGTAAAACTTGATACCAGCCGGGCCAGGGTCGTTACCTTCAGCGAAGGCATCAGCGAAAAGGTTCTCCGCCTTATAGGCGATCCAAACATCGCTTACATCCTGATGATGATCGGTCTGACCGGCCTGTACTTTGAATTGGCCCATCCCGGTATCATCTTCCCTGGGGTCATAGGGGCCATATCTCTTATACTGGCCTTTTTCGCCTTCCAGACCCTCCCGGTTAACTACGCCGGTTTCTTGCTCATCCTCCTTTCCGCCGTACTATTTCTCCTGGAGATAAAGATAGTCAGCTACGGGCTGCTCGGTCTGGGGGGAGTTATTGCCCTTGTGCTGGGTTCCATGATGTTGTTTCCAGGCGGTGAGCCGGCCCTGCGCCCGGCCATGAAGGTTTTGATTCCGACTATTGCTGCCGTATCGGTTTTTTTTATTGCCGTGGCCTTCCTTGCCGTACGGGCAGTCCGCGCCAAACCCAGGACCGGGACGCCCGCCTTAATCGGGGAAGCAGGCGTAGTTAAAGAATGGTATAATGGCAGAGGAAAGGTCTTTGTCCACGGCGAGTACTGGAATGCCAGGGCAGACGAACAGATGGAGGCAGGTACGGACGTAGAAGTTGTATCCGTTGACCGTTTTTTACTGAAGGTTCAAAAGAAAAGGTAA